The following is a genomic window from Mycolicibacterium sp. TY81.
GCCCGAGGAACGTGGCCACTCCAAACACCTTGTCTACCAATACCTGCCGAACCGGTACGGAATGAACCCGGACGACCTACGCCGCGCCGACGCCATCGAGGTGGTACTCGGCCAGGGCGCCAAGCCCGGTGGTGGCGGAATGCTGCTGGGCCAGAAGGTCTCCGAACGGGTCGCCGGGATGCGCGACCTGCCACAGGGCATCGACCAGCGCTCGGCGTCGCGGCACCCCGACTGGACCGGCCCTGACGACCTGACCATCAAGATCAACGAGCTCCGTGAGATCACCGATTGGGAGAAGCCGATCTACGTCAAGGTCGGCGCATCGCGCACGTACTACGACGTCAAACTCGCGGTCCACGCCGGCGCCGACGTCGTCGTGGTCGACGGCATGCAGGGCGGCACCGCGGCCACCCAAGAGGTGTTCATCGAGCACGTCGGCATCCCCACCCTGGCCGCAGTACCGCAAGCCGTGCAGGCCCTGCAGGAACTCGGCGTACACCGCAAGCCCGACGGCGTGCAATTGATCGTGTCCGGCGGCATCCGCACCGGCGCCGACGTCGCGAAAGCACTGGCGCTGGGAGCCGACGCCGTCGCGATCGGCACCGCTGCATTGATCGCGCTCGGCGACAACCACCCGAAGTACGAGGCCGAGTACGCCCAACTCGGCTCGGCAGCAGGGTTTTTCGACGACTTCCAGGACGGCCAGGACCCAGCAGGCATCACCACGCAGGATCCGGTGTTGCAGCAGGCGCTGGACCCGGTCGACGGCGGCCGCCGCGTCGCCAACTACCTGCGCGTCTTGACGATGGAGGCACAGACCATCGCACGCGCCTGCGGCAAGGCACACGTCACGCACCTGGAGCCTGAGGACATGGTTGCCGTGTCCATCGAAGCCGCCGCCATGGCGCGGGTGCCGTTGGCCGGCACGTCGTGGATCCCGGGCCACTCCGCGGCAGGTGGTTTCT
Proteins encoded in this region:
- a CDS encoding FMN-binding glutamate synthase family protein, translated to MTFSADDRANRGLRESATFDRTTIAAIHRAAETGIYDIRGWGAKRALPHFDDLLFLGASMSRYPLEGYREKCGTDVVLGARNAKYPLHLDIPVTIAGMSFGALSGRAKEALGRGASEVGTSTTTGDGGMTPEERGHSKHLVYQYLPNRYGMNPDDLRRADAIEVVLGQGAKPGGGGMLLGQKVSERVAGMRDLPQGIDQRSASRHPDWTGPDDLTIKINELREITDWEKPIYVKVGASRTYYDVKLAVHAGADVVVVDGMQGGTAATQEVFIEHVGIPTLAAVPQAVQALQELGVHRKPDGVQLIVSGGIRTGADVAKALALGADAVAIGTAALIALGDNHPKYEAEYAQLGSAAGFFDDFQDGQDPAGITTQDPVLQQALDPVDGGRRVANYLRVLTMEAQTIARACGKAHVTHLEPEDMVAVSIEAAAMARVPLAGTSWIPGHSAAGGF